The following is a genomic window from Trichocoleus sp..
ATGGTCCATCTCAAGTTCAAACGCAAGATTTCAGAAAATAACCTCCCCGCCAGTTTTCCTGAAGTGGATTCGTGAGGCCCGGTTGGTTCCATGTCGCGTAGTTCACCATCAATCAGTTCGTAGCGTGCGTTGTCCCCATACTGAAGCAGAAAATCTTCAAAAGACAGGAGTTTAGAAGGTGTAAAGGTCATCGTTCACTCCTTGCTTGTAAGAGTTGATCAACAGTTAGGTTAAGTTCTGGGAATAGGGTAGAGAGAATGCGCTCGCTTCCAGCATAATCTACCGACTCATATAACCCATCAACCAGCGTCAATACTCTCACCCTACCCTTAACTGGATCGACAATCCAATACTCCGGAATACCTCGTGCAGCATACTCCGCGCTGCTTTGCAGATACCGCAAGGGTCGCTTAAACCGATAATCTCGATCTTCATTTGTCTTACCTGGGGATACCACCTCGATAGCTAACAAGGGAGCAGGCATATCTTCCGTAATCGTGCTGCGTCCCGATGCTAACAGTACTGCTGCCAACTCTTCTCCCAAAACCATCAAATCAGGCATCCGCACTCGGCTTGCTACAACGAGTTCTGTATCCATTCGTCGCATTTGCTTTACTGAGACAAAACGTAGCAACTGGGAAAGTAGAAACAGAGAAATCGTGGCATTCTGAGGGCTTTCGGAGGGTGTCTCAATAATTTTTCCGTCTACAAACTCTCGCTGCCCTTCGTATATTTCTTCTATTGCTAGATATCCAGAAATAGTTAGTTTTGTGACAGTCATCCCAATTCCTCATGTTCACCATCAGGCAGTTTACCTACTCCAAGTGATTCCTACGGAAAGCAGCGTTGAATCACCTCAAGCAAAGCTACCTTTGATTGGATACCCCCTGCTCAGAAGGTTCGGCTAAAAACTCCAACGATCCAGCAATAGTAGAGAACTGCTCCGGGGCTAACTGCTCAATAAGTTCGATCGCTCTTCTATAAATATTAGTGACTGGAGTCATAGAACCCCACATTATTTGTACTTAATCAAATTGTACTAAAGCTCATTCAAAACCCTTGCTAAAGAGTACAGCCAGATTTAAGACTTCTTTTATAAAAGGCTAGGGAACTGGTGAACACTGATTTTCAAGAATTCTGATGAGGCTAAATAGTATTGTTAATGGTTGAATTTGCATAAAAAGCTACAAAGTAGCTTGACAATAGCTTTTGTAGGGGTTTTGATAGTAAGCAAGCGGAAACGCTCAATTGAGCTTACTTTTTAGTTTGCTCCGAAGAGATTATCAAAATATCGGTTAGCCGTAAAAGGAGACCGCCAGCGCGAAACTAATCGCCTTGGCGGTCTTCTGCGTTTTGGTGAGGATTTTTTACATATGACACGTACAGTTTCAGCGCCTGAAGCAAACCAAGTTCTGTTTGCAGACAAGAGAGAGATGTCTCGCTTAACAGGTCTATCAGTAGACACCTTGAAGCGATATCGCCTAAATGGATTGCTTAAAGAGAATATTCACTGGGTGGCTCTGAATGCAAGGACGGTTAGATTTTGTGTCCCCCTCGTATTGGACTGGATGCAAAATCGAAACTTCCCAGAATTGCACAGTAAGGCAATCGAGAATTACCAAGCTTTGTTGCTGTCTTATCAAGGAAAGGCAAAGCGTAAGTAATGCTCATTTTATTTAGGTAACTCAAGCAATGTATGGAGACTGATTACAGTGGCTAAAAAGGGTAAGTAAGTAGGTGTAATTAAACTGAAGATGGTTTTCAGGCTGTGAAAGGGTTTCAGGCGAAGCCATCTTATATTTAATTTGACCCACCTACTTATTAAAAGCACCAGAGGTAGACCGGAAATGTACTCCGAAGTGAAGGTTTCTGTGTGTCTAGCGTTGACTCGTACAACGATTACTAAGCTAGATGATTTGGCGAAATCTATGAAGCTTTCACGATCGGAATTCGTTGAGCAACTTGCTCGTGGTTTAATCAGCATAAATCTAAATCATAAGTAGCAATAAAATTGATTTGTGAGAAATTTAGACGGCATTATCAAGGATAATAATTTCAGCTTTATCTAGGATTAAAAAATCTTAAAAGCACCTGTTTTTCTTAAATAGGAGCTAATGAATTCCAGAAAATAGTTTTAGCTCCTAATTGGAAAAATGCGTAATAAGGTTTTATTACAATCTTTATTACATTCTCAAAAAGCTCAGTTCTTCAAATCCTTGCATATAGCTAATTTTGCTCGTTTATTCCATAAAAGCAAACATAGAAGATACCGCAACTCTAGGGTGGGGATAGTTGCTTACTATCGTAATAAAACTTTCTAGTTTTTCCCTTTAAATCCCTTTATTTTTTGATAATTATTAGAAAAGGAGGCACACAGAAATGAAAGTTTTGGATTACAGAAAAGTAATCAGCTTGGCTGATTTCTATCATCAATACGAAGATTCCATCAAAACAGAATCGGGCGAAAGGAAAGGAAAGGCAATTATTGCCAAAACAAAAACTAGTGTTCTTCGCTACGCTTTACCCGAGTATGGTTTTCCTCTCAAATTGGATGGTAATCTTTCAGCCGTTGAGACAATTGAGGGGTTGAAATTTATGGAGCAAATTCCTATCTATCAGGCTCCTTATCTCCTTGAAGCGCAAGAACGGGTCTTTACTAAGTTTGGAGGTCGCGTCACTTCTGCTAGTCGAAGAGTTTATCGTTCAGCATTAAAAAAGATGATGGATTGGGGAGAATCGCAGAATTGGTGGAAACAATCTGTTGGAACTTCTTCCAAAGTCAGAACTCCTACAATGATCATTTGCAAAAAGCGCGTTGAACACTGGCATAAGTTAAAGCCTGAAGAAATTTCACCAAAGTTGAGTCAGCAGCTAGACAGGTTTTCTACCTATTTAAGAACCTTGAGGCAGCCTTGTCTCGTTGATTCTTCATGCATGCGATACCGAAGGGAGATTTTGGGAATTTTTGGCTGGATGCACCGAGTGAAGGGCGTTACTTTAGCTGATCTCGACCTCACC
Proteins encoded in this region:
- a CDS encoding Uma2 family endonuclease, whose product is MTVTKLTISGYLAIEEIYEGQREFVDGKIIETPSESPQNATISLFLLSQLLRFVSVKQMRRMDTELVVASRVRMPDLMVLGEELAAVLLASGRSTITEDMPAPLLAIEVVSPGKTNEDRDYRFKRPLRYLQSSAEYAARGIPEYWIVDPVKGRVRVLTLVDGLYESVDYAGSERILSTLFPELNLTVDQLLQARSER